The following proteins are encoded in a genomic region of Paenibacillus sp. FSL R7-0273:
- a CDS encoding MFS transporter — protein MSFNQKRSTLALLALAISAFAIGTTEFISVGLLPLIADDLHISVTAAGLTVTLYALGVTFGAPVLTSLTTAVSRKTLLLALMVLFIIGNSLAAAAGGIALLLTARVISALSHGLFMSIASTIAADLVPEDRKASAISIMFTGLTVATVTGVPLGTLLGQHLGWRAAFIAIAAVGVAALAANLLLIPSGLRKGQRTPLNEQIKLVTNGRLLLAFAITALGYGGTFAVFTYLSPLLHEISGFKEQTVAVILLVYGLAIAAGNVIGGKAANHRPMNALFYMFALQAAVLLILAFTAPFKTAALITIIFMGLLAFMNVPGLQSYVVMLADRYAPGARDIASAVNIAAFNAGIAIGAYLGGYVTEHLGLIHTAWVGSVMVLGAVVLTARSRSLERSDEQAPRRQTA, from the coding sequence ATGTCCTTTAATCAAAAAAGAAGCACACTCGCGCTGCTGGCGCTGGCAATCAGCGCTTTTGCAATCGGAACAACCGAGTTTATCAGTGTCGGGCTGCTGCCGCTGATTGCTGATGACCTGCATATATCCGTAACAGCGGCCGGACTTACGGTCACCCTTTACGCTCTTGGCGTTACCTTCGGCGCGCCTGTACTGACTTCGCTGACAACAGCGGTCTCACGTAAAACACTGCTGCTGGCACTGATGGTGCTATTCATCATCGGCAACAGTCTTGCCGCCGCTGCCGGCGGTATTGCCCTGCTGCTGACGGCCCGGGTCATCTCCGCCTTGTCCCACGGCCTGTTCATGTCGATCGCTTCGACAATCGCCGCAGATCTGGTGCCGGAGGACCGCAAGGCCAGTGCCATCTCCATTATGTTCACCGGCCTTACCGTCGCCACCGTAACCGGCGTGCCGCTCGGCACCCTGCTGGGCCAGCACCTGGGCTGGCGGGCAGCCTTTATCGCTATCGCAGCCGTAGGCGTTGCCGCTTTGGCCGCCAACCTCCTGCTTATCCCTTCGGGACTGCGCAAGGGTCAGCGTACACCTCTTAACGAGCAGATTAAGCTGGTGACCAACGGACGGCTACTGCTGGCTTTTGCCATAACAGCTCTCGGATACGGCGGCACCTTCGCCGTCTTCACCTATCTGTCCCCGCTGCTGCATGAGATCAGCGGCTTTAAGGAGCAGACCGTTGCCGTTATTCTGCTTGTCTACGGTCTGGCCATTGCTGCCGGCAATGTGATCGGCGGCAAAGCAGCAAACCACAGGCCGATGAATGCCCTGTTCTATATGTTCGCCCTGCAGGCAGCCGTGCTGCTGATTCTGGCCTTCACTGCGCCGTTCAAAACAGCCGCGCTCATCACCATTATCTTCATGGGCCTGCTCGCTTTCATGAATGTACCCGGACTGCAATCCTATGTCGTCATGCTCGCTGACCGGTACGCTCCGGGGGCCAGAGACATTGCCTCTGCGGTAAATATCGCCGCTTTCAATGCCGGCATTGCCATCGGTGCCTATCTCGGGGGATATGTCACCGAGCATCTGGGTTTGATTCATACAGCCTGGGTCGGTTCGGTTATGGTGCTGGGAGCGGTGGTGCTTACCGCGCGCAGCCGTTCGCTTGAGCGCAGCGATGAGCAGGCTCCCCGGCGGCAAACCGCCTGA
- a CDS encoding ATP-binding protein, which yields MDYPVNILIVDDRPDEFLSVQALLADKPYQLVHATSGMDALKYLLEQEFALIIMDVLMPDMNGFETAKRIKMRKKSKDIPIIFLTSLTSELENYMMAYTAGAIDYLTKPFHPLVLKSKIDGFVRMFQTRKELQLKTQELESANAVLTELKDTAEVALRIKSGFLAMMSHEIRTPLNGIIAMSDVLRTSELSSGDLEMADIIHTSGHALLSVINHILDFTKIESGKMELDYELFNLHSCLKETLDLFRALAMERSLKLELIIDPNIPALLVGDSNRLRQVLNNLIGNAIKFTASGSVKVNARLRQAIDGVLQLEFIVEDTGIGIPEDKMKYLFQPFTQVDATINRKFGGTGLGLSICKMLVELMGGTIYARTGIEQGAAFIFTIQVTEGRPD from the coding sequence ATGGATTATCCTGTTAATATTTTGATTGTAGACGATCGTCCTGATGAATTCCTCTCCGTGCAAGCCCTGCTTGCGGATAAACCATACCAGCTGGTTCATGCCACCTCAGGAATGGATGCCTTGAAGTACCTGCTGGAGCAAGAGTTTGCCCTGATTATTATGGATGTCCTGATGCCTGATATGAATGGCTTTGAAACGGCCAAGCGGATCAAGATGCGCAAAAAGTCCAAGGATATTCCGATTATTTTTCTGACCTCGCTCACGTCGGAGCTGGAGAATTACATGATGGCTTATACAGCCGGGGCGATTGATTATTTGACCAAGCCCTTTCACCCCCTGGTGCTTAAGAGCAAAATTGACGGATTTGTCCGCATGTTTCAGACCCGCAAGGAGCTGCAGCTCAAAACACAGGAGCTGGAGTCAGCCAATGCCGTGCTTACCGAGCTGAAGGATACCGCCGAAGTCGCACTCCGGATCAAAAGCGGCTTCCTCGCCATGATGAGCCACGAAATACGGACGCCGCTGAACGGGATTATTGCCATGTCAGATGTGCTGCGAACCTCGGAGCTGTCGTCCGGCGATCTGGAAATGGCTGATATCATCCATACCAGCGGTCATGCGCTGCTGTCGGTGATCAATCATATTCTGGACTTCACCAAAATTGAATCCGGCAAAATGGAGCTCGACTATGAGCTGTTCAATCTGCATTCCTGCCTTAAGGAAACGCTCGACCTGTTCAGGGCGCTGGCCATGGAACGCAGCCTGAAGCTGGAACTGATCATTGATCCCAATATCCCCGCCCTGCTGGTCGGGGATTCTAACCGCCTGAGACAGGTGCTTAACAACCTGATCGGCAATGCCATCAAATTCACCGCCAGCGGCAGTGTAAAGGTGAATGCCCGGCTCAGGCAGGCGATTGACGGCGTGCTGCAGCTGGAGTTCATAGTTGAGGATACCGGTATCGGCATTCCGGAGGATAAAATGAAATATCTGTTCCAGCCGTTCACCCAGGTTGATGCAACCATTAACCGCAAATTCGGCGGCACCGGCCTCGGCCTGTCCATATGCAAAATGCTCGTGGAGCTGATGGGCGGCACCATCTATGCCAGAACAGGCATAGAGCAGGGGGCAGCCTTTATCTTTACCATTCAGGTCACGGAGGGCCGTCCGGACTAG
- a CDS encoding winged helix-turn-helix transcriptional regulator — MSKKYNISVEATLEVIGGKWKCVILCHLTHGKLRTSDLKRHMPNITQKMLTQQLRELEEDGIVNRISYNQVPPKVEYELSEYGQSLRAILDSLCAWGEQHIIREYGDKFSVLEDNVLNHKKMDAQPVE; from the coding sequence ATGTCCAAAAAATATAATATTTCTGTTGAGGCAACGCTTGAGGTGATTGGAGGCAAGTGGAAATGCGTCATTCTCTGCCATCTGACCCATGGCAAGCTGCGGACCAGCGATTTGAAGCGGCATATGCCGAATATCACGCAAAAGATGTTAACCCAGCAGCTCCGCGAGCTGGAGGAGGACGGGATCGTCAACCGGATCAGCTACAATCAGGTACCGCCCAAGGTGGAATATGAGCTGAGTGAATACGGGCAGTCGCTGCGTGCCATTCTGGATTCGCTGTGTGCCTGGGGGGAGCAGCACATCATCAGGGAGTACGGGGATAAATTTTCCGTACTGGAGGACAACGTCCTGAATCATAAAAAAATGGACGCTCAGCCTGTTGAATAA
- a CDS encoding response regulator yields the protein MKIKQQIGLATITSILLLSSMITIAIVSLEGLPLYLSLGAGAAGVLLCFIMMTLIHRNVTRGIGQIRAISENIAGGTLDASGMTTRSDEFGQLAQSFYSLGVDLHHKTAEERVLRLKAEEQAWINTEVSEMALRLQGSVHLQTAARIFISRLATAVGGSYGAMYMLQHNRLQFTAGYAFDEAAVNREPFALGNGLVGQCAVDKQTIILHDLPENYIRVHSGLGHALPSTLIVFPLVYEAEVVAVIELATLQQLGDKERQLIERTGQNMGVLINTLADVTRIEELLNHTQLQKEELEAQTEELLAQTQELEAQTEELRAQTDELASSNSNLQHQMELTAQQKAEIEAQADELLAQTEELAASNQDLLVQMKLTAQQKEEIQEQADELLAQTEELQDQKEQLQAQAQELLAQTEELSASNDNLQLQMELTARQKDEIQEQADELYAQTEELATSNSNLQDQMKLTARQKEEIQEQADELLAQTETLMEQKEQLQLQAGELEEQTEELRAQTEELREQMEITARQKEEIQVQADELLAQTEELATSNSNLQDQMKLTSQQKEEIQNQADELLAQTNELQDQKEQLEAQAQELFAQTEELAVSNKSLLAQMELTEQQKEEIKVQAEEIFMAAQYKSEFLANVSHELRTPLNSLLILSQILAENKEGNLGAKQLEYVHTIFSAGKDLLQLIDEILDLAKLEVGKMTAVLEPVPLHDISSHLYRRFEQQAKTRQLRFDVHCDSRLPEHLLTDGHRLQQILNNLLSNALKFTPEHGSISLSIRTSGKEIIFAVSDTGIGIAASKLESIFEAFQQADGTTSRKYGGTGLGLTICRELAGMLGGRIEVDSVEGQGSTFSLILPAELPDELALSQAASVFAAAANQDYAPVTDTEVKEHPFFRESFVPDISISNPKLLQFAEMDDDRNNLENGDTLLLIIEEDAEFATILLELARSRGFKAIVAFQGDQGLALAHAYKPDAILLDLHLPVLDGWAIISRLKSRPELRHIPVHVISTAEENQQSLAMGALSFWKKPSDEAELETAFLQIETYIRRPVKSLLIVEDNQLLRSSLVEFIAHPDVRVVAVGTGREALEQLSSHHFDCMVLDLGLSDISGFDLMEQIKTNRKLQTLPVIIYTGKDLSKTDEQRLKHYAESIVIKNVRSMERLYDETALYLHRRHADLPPDKQQLIEKLHNPEAAFAGKQILLVDDDMRNIFALSSVLEGYNMDISFAQNGLEALAHLEKHPETQLVFMDIMMPEMDGYETMKRIRENPAYDHIVIIALTARALEEDRTKCLQAGASDYISKPINTTQLVTVLKVWLIQ from the coding sequence ATGAAAATAAAGCAACAGATTGGGTTGGCAACTATAACTTCTATACTGCTTCTCAGCAGTATGATCACTATAGCAATAGTCTCTCTCGAAGGATTACCTCTATACCTGTCTCTTGGCGCAGGCGCGGCAGGCGTTCTGCTCTGCTTCATCATGATGACACTGATCCACCGCAACGTAACACGGGGCATTGGACAGATCAGAGCCATTTCAGAGAATATTGCCGGCGGCACGCTGGATGCTTCAGGAATGACCACGCGCAGCGATGAATTCGGGCAGCTGGCACAGTCCTTTTACAGCCTGGGTGTCGATCTGCATCATAAGACAGCTGAAGAGCGCGTTCTGCGCCTGAAGGCAGAGGAGCAGGCCTGGATTAATACCGAGGTTTCAGAGATGGCGCTGCGCCTGCAGGGCTCGGTGCATCTGCAGACAGCAGCACGCATCTTCATCTCAAGGCTGGCCACCGCTGTCGGCGGAAGCTACGGCGCCATGTACATGCTGCAGCATAACCGGCTGCAGTTCACGGCTGGCTATGCTTTTGACGAAGCCGCCGTAAACCGCGAACCGTTTGCGCTCGGCAACGGGCTGGTAGGCCAATGTGCAGTTGACAAGCAGACGATTATTTTACATGATCTGCCGGAGAATTATATAAGAGTTCATTCCGGACTGGGGCATGCGCTCCCCTCCACGCTTATTGTATTTCCGCTTGTATATGAGGCCGAGGTTGTCGCTGTAATCGAGCTGGCCACCCTGCAGCAGCTGGGCGACAAAGAACGGCAGTTAATTGAGCGGACCGGCCAGAACATGGGCGTGCTGATTAATACGCTGGCCGATGTCACCCGGATTGAGGAGCTGCTGAATCATACACAGCTGCAGAAGGAAGAGCTTGAAGCGCAGACGGAAGAGCTGCTGGCGCAGACACAGGAGCTGGAGGCCCAGACTGAGGAGCTGCGGGCGCAGACAGATGAATTGGCTTCGTCCAACAGCAATCTGCAGCATCAGATGGAGCTGACGGCACAACAGAAGGCTGAAATCGAGGCGCAGGCCGATGAGCTCCTCGCACAGACGGAGGAGCTGGCAGCCTCCAATCAGGATCTGCTGGTACAAATGAAGCTTACTGCACAGCAGAAAGAGGAAATCCAGGAGCAGGCTGATGAGCTCCTCGCTCAGACAGAAGAGCTGCAGGACCAGAAGGAACAGCTGCAGGCTCAGGCTCAGGAGCTGCTTGCCCAGACCGAGGAGCTTTCGGCCTCTAATGATAATCTGCAGCTCCAGATGGAGCTGACCGCGCGGCAGAAAGACGAGATTCAGGAGCAGGCGGACGAGCTCTACGCCCAGACAGAGGAGCTCGCCACCTCTAACAGTAATCTGCAGGACCAGATGAAGCTTACAGCAAGACAGAAAGAGGAAATTCAAGAGCAGGCGGATGAACTTCTGGCCCAGACCGAGACACTTATGGAACAGAAGGAGCAGCTGCAGCTGCAGGCCGGCGAGTTGGAGGAGCAGACAGAAGAACTCCGCGCTCAGACGGAAGAGCTGCGCGAGCAGATGGAAATTACAGCGCGGCAGAAAGAAGAAATTCAGGTGCAGGCGGACGAGCTGCTTGCCCAGACCGAAGAGCTCGCCACCTCCAACAGCAACCTGCAGGATCAGATGAAGCTTACCTCTCAACAAAAAGAGGAAATCCAGAACCAGGCGGACGAGCTGCTGGCACAGACAAATGAGCTGCAGGACCAGAAGGAGCAGCTGGAGGCCCAGGCCCAGGAGCTGTTTGCACAGACCGAGGAGCTGGCAGTGTCTAACAAGAGCCTGCTCGCTCAAATGGAGCTGACAGAGCAGCAGAAGGAAGAAATCAAGGTGCAGGCGGAAGAGATCTTTATGGCTGCCCAGTACAAATCGGAATTCCTGGCCAATGTATCCCACGAGCTGCGGACGCCGCTGAACAGCCTGCTGATTCTGTCACAGATTCTGGCCGAGAACAAAGAAGGTAATCTTGGTGCCAAGCAGCTGGAATATGTCCACACTATTTTCTCAGCAGGTAAGGACCTGCTTCAGCTGATTGATGAAATTCTTGACCTGGCCAAGCTTGAGGTCGGTAAAATGACGGCTGTTCTGGAGCCGGTGCCGCTGCACGATATCAGCAGTCATCTGTACCGCCGGTTTGAGCAGCAGGCGAAGACCAGGCAACTGCGCTTTGACGTACACTGCGACAGCAGGCTTCCTGAGCATCTGCTGACCGACGGGCACAGGCTTCAGCAGATTCTGAACAATCTGCTCTCCAATGCCCTGAAGTTTACGCCTGAACACGGCTCGATCTCCCTGTCGATCCGGACAAGCGGCAAAGAGATCATCTTTGCCGTCAGTGATACAGGAATCGGTATTGCCGCCTCCAAGCTGGAGAGCATCTTTGAGGCCTTCCAGCAAGCCGACGGCACAACCAGCCGCAAGTACGGGGGTACAGGCCTCGGCTTGACCATCTGCCGTGAGCTGGCCGGAATGCTGGGCGGAAGAATAGAGGTCGATTCGGTTGAAGGCCAAGGAAGCACGTTCTCCCTGATTCTGCCGGCTGAGCTCCCGGATGAGCTTGCCTTATCTCAGGCTGCTTCCGTCTTTGCGGCAGCGGCAAACCAGGATTATGCGCCGGTTACGGATACTGAAGTCAAAGAGCATCCTTTCTTCCGCGAATCCTTTGTTCCCGATATTTCAATTTCCAATCCGAAGCTGCTGCAGTTTGCTGAGATGGATGATGACCGGAATAACCTTGAGAACGGTGATACACTGCTCCTGATTATTGAGGAGGACGCCGAGTTCGCGACTATTCTGCTTGAGCTTGCCCGCAGCAGAGGCTTCAAAGCCATTGTAGCCTTCCAGGGCGATCAGGGCCTGGCACTCGCCCATGCCTACAAGCCGGATGCCATCCTGCTTGACCTGCATCTGCCTGTGCTTGACGGCTGGGCTATTATCAGCCGGCTGAAGAGCCGGCCGGAGCTGCGCCATATTCCGGTCCATGTTATTTCCACTGCCGAAGAGAACCAGCAGAGTCTGGCCATGGGCGCCCTCTCCTTCTGGAAGAAGCCGAGCGACGAGGCAGAGCTGGAAACAGCCTTCCTGCAGATTGAGACCTATATCCGCCGCCCGGTGAAGAGCCTGCTGATTGTGGAAGACAATCAGCTGCTGCGCAGCAGCCTGGTCGAATTCATCGCCCATCCGGATGTACGGGTTGTGGCCGTCGGCACCGGGCGCGAGGCGCTCGAGCAGCTAAGCAGCCATCATTTTGACTGCATGGTGCTTGACCTCGGGTTGTCCGATATCAGCGGCTTCGATTTAATGGAGCAGATCAAAACCAACCGCAAGCTGCAGACGCTGCCGGTTATTATCTACACAGGCAAGGACCTGAGCAAAACCGACGAGCAGCGCTTGAAGCATTACGCCGAGAGCATCGTCATCAAGAATGTGCGCTCCATGGAGCGGCTCTATGATGAAACGGCACTGTACCTGCACCGCAGGCATGCCGACCTGCCGCCGGACAAGCAGCAGCTGATCGAGAAGCTGCATAATCCTGAGGCGGCCTTTGCCGGTAAGCAGATCCTGCTGGTCGATGATGATATGCGTAATATTTTTGCTTTATCAAGTGTGCTTGAGGGTTATAATATGGATATCAGCTTTGCCCAGAACGGGCTTGAAGCCCTTGCACATCTGGAGAAGCATCCGGAGACGCAGCTTGTATTCATGGATATCATGATGCCGGAGATGGACGGCTACGAGACGATGAAGCGGATCCGGGAGAATCCGGCCTATGATCATATCGTCATCATAGCCCTTACCGCCCGCGCGCTGGAAGAGGACCGTACCAAATGCCTCCAGGCAGGGGCATCAGATTATATCTCCAAACCGATTAATACAACGCAGCTTGTCACCGTCCTGAAGGTATGGTTAATCCAATAG